ACCGCCCAAAtctgatagttttcaccattaAAGAAATGTGTTGCAACTCTATTGACTTACTATTAAGGAAGAATATGAAAATCAGGTTAGCCTACCCACAAAACTCAACAGAGTTACGACTCAGAGCTTCCACAGCCTCGTGATATCATTCATAGACTTACCAAATGATATCCGCCACAAAATTCTCTTCTTTAACTCTGCAACTTGGTGCGACAGTTCTGTCCCCTGTGCAAGTTTCTGTCTACTGGTATTAGTGTCCGTAATGTCATGGTTAAAGAGGTCCTCGACAATGAAAAAAAGCATTTTGCTGAATCAACTTTCCAATCACACAAAGATAACGATCACAGATTTGATCCCCGTCTAGTGCAGGCAATTTCACTGTGGCCTCGTCCGCCTAGATATTGTCAACACAACTTTTAACAACTTAGGATGATAAAAGAGTTCTAAAAAAGGGAGCCACGAAGAATCACTGACTTTGCATTGCCTATGATGCTATGATTTGAGTCTTAGCAGGTTTGTCAAgattaatatatttcattttcgtaCACACtaacaataaataattagaCGAATACAAGGTTAAAAATGCTCAGGCCGATGAATCAAGCAGATATAACAGAGGAAAACAGAGACGATATCTGTTTTTTATTTAACCATCAATTTTCATGGGAAAACCAACGACGAGAACAGTCTGCCTGTAAACAGTCCAAATAAACCTGTGGTCGAGGGGGCTTCTCTAATGGAAGTGCCTGAAAAATAAAGCATGAAGAGGCTTCGCTGAGTATACATAAAAGAGTAGAATCGACACATCATAAGTACATTGTAGACGTTAGCAAAAATAAACAAACTGCAACATCGAGGTGTATTATAAGACGATTACCATTGGAACTCCAACTGATATTGTCTTGTATCTGATAAGAGGATCTTgaaatctttcaagaaataatGCCAGCatattttattactatgtttaAATCTCATGCTGCTTTCCGATTTCCTTCTCCAGTTTTTCAGTCCGTCTAATAGGACCTACATAAACATAACGTTTGAAAAATGGACAATGATAATTGATGATCGAAAAAATATTGAAGTGAAGATAACATTGTGGGATACCTGTGTAAAGGAATTATACTTTGGTGCATCTGAATTCACTTCTACTAGCAAAGTCCGCGGATAGAAGTAACTAATCAATTCATCAATCAAAAATCCATATCTTGGTATCCACGGCATgagtattttcaaatttatgttCTTGAAACGAAGTGGTTCAAAGTTACTTGGATGATCAGACATTACTTCCTTCATAGACAAATCGTCAAACTTTTGAATTACTCAAAGTAAACACCAACATAAGTTGAGCTATGTAAATGTACATACCATTGATTCATTCGTGTCCGTTCCCAATGACAATATGTTGTCAAACTTAACGATTGCACCAACATAATTCAGTCCCATCTCAACTTCCATCACATTTGAACATATCAATGCACACgagttttggaaaataaagGAATCGAATATCTTGAACCAACGTAAATTGGGATTAACAATGAAAGCATCGTCCAAATCAAGCACGTCAACTAAGCTCAAACTCTCCAATTCAGGACACATGATTTTCATTTTACTCAATCCTTTACATAAAGGAAGACATAAAGATTTAATGGAGGAAACCTCATGACGATATCGGTGGGGGATGTTTACACAACTTAGATTCAGGACTTGAAGTTTAGTACAAGCGCGTAAATCAACAACCAGCTCTGCTGatgaattaaacaagtgaaACTCGAGTAGATTTCGAGCTTTTATTTCAATTTCCTTTAGATATCTACTACCACAATTCATATGAACTTTTTCAAGTCGATTTCGATGAGGCACTGAGATGGAATAAAGATAGGAACAAGACATCAAAGTTAACTCAACAATAGCAGGGCATTTCTTGATGAAATTAGACAGAGTTGAAGAAGAAATAGCAACGTGATCGAAATACATCTCTTTCAAACAAGGAAAGATATTATTAATAGCATTTTCATCAATATGGCAATATTTTAAATGCAAAACAGTTAACAATCTCGAATCGAAAACTTCAAGAGTAAAATGAAGGTAAAGCAATGTAAATGGTACTAACAAATAGAATTCTGTTATAGTAGTGTTGTCTGCAGCAAGTCTGACTATGATAGGGCGGAGAGTACCACAGTTTCGACAGGATTCTAGTTTATCTCTATAGCAATATGCACAGTATTTGTGTGAAtcatattgtatttttacaaaTTTGCAATCGTCTAATGATGTTATCATGTAATGCCAATTTTTCGAAACCAAACAAGCTGTTGCTCTTTCTTTCAG
The window above is part of the Solanum pennellii chromosome 5, SPENNV200 genome. Proteins encoded here:
- the LOC114077224 gene encoding uncharacterized protein LOC114077224; this encodes MASIVCDEMFSELPYDIIHKILYSLTLKERATACLVSKNWHYMITSLDDCKFVKIQYDSHKYCAYCYRDKLESCRNCGTLRPIIVRLAADNTTITEFYLLVPFTLLYLHFTLEVFDSRLLTVLHLKYCHIDENAINNIFPCLKEMYFDHVAISSSTLSNFIKKCPAIVELTLMSCSYLYSISVPHRNRLEKVHMNCGSRYLKEIEIKARNLLEFHLFNSSAELVVDLRACTKLQVLNLSCVNIPHRYRHEVSSIKSLCLPLCKGLSKMKIMCPELESLSLVDVLDLDDAFIVNPNLRWFKIFDSFIFQNSCALICSNVMEVEMGLNYVGAIVKFDNILSLGTDTNESMEVMSDHPSNFEPLRFKNINLKILMPWIPRYGFLIDELISYFYPRTLLVEVNSDAPKYNSFTQVLLDGLKNWRRKSESSMRFKHSNKICWHYFLKDFKILLSDTRQYQLEFQWHFH